From the Caldalkalibacillus uzonensis genome, one window contains:
- a CDS encoding Na/Pi cotransporter family protein: protein MNWQEMIFYFIGGLGIFLFGIKFMSDGLQKTAGDKMRGLLAKYTSNPVMGVLVGIVVTILLQTSTGTTVMSIGLVNAGLMTLKQAIGVIMGANIGTTMTAFIIGIKIEKYALPIIAVGAFFLFFVRKKNYQYIGQVIFGFGMLFLGLRTMGEGLKPLRELPVFVDLTVELSHNPVLGVLVGTVFTMIVQSSSATIGILQTIADEGMIELRAALPVLFGDNIGTTITAVLAAIGASIAAKRAALVHVTFNIIGTIIFVIALPLVYNLVLWLGSDVNIRMQIAYAHGLFNVTNTLIFLPFVSLLALLVSKIIPGQMEELEFKPKYLDSRLLATPSVALGQAQHEILRMGSYARETLADAVNYFFKKDEKVRNLALQKEELVNELDRKITEYMVKIQQNALNAKESGKASILMQTINDLERIGDHAENIVELAEYTIANKVEFSKEALGELEQMINLTDETIAQALQALEHDDHQAAKKVLENERELDQMERRFRKNHIARLNNNLCNGNAGAVFLDILSNLERIGDHSKNIAQYVLYGE from the coding sequence ATGAACTGGCAAGAAATGATTTTTTATTTCATCGGCGGACTGGGCATTTTTCTGTTTGGCATTAAATTTATGTCTGACGGTCTGCAAAAAACGGCCGGCGATAAAATGAGAGGCTTACTGGCCAAATATACCTCCAATCCGGTGATGGGAGTACTGGTAGGTATCGTAGTCACCATTCTGTTGCAAACATCAACCGGAACAACCGTGATGTCCATTGGTCTGGTTAATGCCGGTTTAATGACCTTAAAACAGGCCATTGGCGTCATTATGGGCGCCAACATCGGCACCACCATGACGGCCTTTATTATCGGGATCAAAATTGAAAAATACGCCTTGCCCATTATAGCTGTTGGCGCTTTCTTCCTCTTTTTTGTGCGCAAAAAAAATTATCAATATATAGGACAAGTTATTTTTGGCTTTGGCATGCTTTTTTTGGGCCTGCGCACGATGGGTGAAGGTTTGAAGCCACTCAGGGAATTGCCTGTTTTCGTTGATTTAACCGTTGAGCTTTCACACAATCCCGTGCTGGGTGTGCTGGTCGGCACGGTGTTCACCATGATTGTCCAAAGTTCCAGCGCCACCATCGGTATATTGCAAACCATCGCGGATGAAGGCATGATTGAGCTCAGAGCAGCCCTTCCCGTCTTATTTGGTGACAACATCGGAACCACTATCACGGCTGTCCTGGCTGCCATCGGAGCCAGCATTGCCGCGAAACGTGCAGCGCTGGTGCACGTCACCTTTAACATCATTGGTACCATTATCTTTGTCATTGCCCTGCCATTGGTTTACAATCTGGTGCTATGGTTAGGCTCTGACGTTAATATTCGAATGCAAATTGCCTATGCTCACGGCTTGTTCAACGTGACCAATACCCTCATCTTCTTACCATTTGTATCACTCCTGGCTTTATTAGTCAGCAAGATCATCCCGGGTCAAATGGAGGAGCTGGAATTTAAGCCCAAATACCTGGATTCCCGTTTGTTAGCCACTCCTTCTGTGGCCTTGGGACAGGCTCAGCATGAAATTTTACGCATGGGCAGCTACGCCAGGGAGACCCTTGCCGATGCTGTCAACTATTTCTTTAAAAAAGATGAGAAAGTAAGGAACTTGGCCTTGCAAAAGGAAGAACTGGTCAATGAGCTGGACCGAAAAATCACGGAATACATGGTCAAAATTCAGCAAAATGCATTAAACGCCAAAGAATCGGGGAAAGCATCAATCTTAATGCAAACCATCAATGACCTGGAACGCATTGGCGACCATGCTGAAAACATTGTGGAATTGGCTGAGTATACCATTGCCAACAAAGTGGAATTTTCCAAGGAAGCACTGGGAGAACTGGAGCAGATGATCAATCTGACGGATGAGACCATTGCCCAGGCTTTACAAGCTTTGGAACACGATGATCATCAAGCAGCTAAAAAAGTACTGGAAAACGAACGGGAACTGGATCAGATGGAGCGACGCTTCCGTAAAAACCATATTGCCCGCTTGAACAACAACCTGTGTAACGGAAACGCTGGAGCTGTGTTTTTGGATATTTTGAGTAACCTGGAACGCATTGGCGACCACTCAAAAAACATTGCCCAATATGTCTTATATGGTGAATAA
- a CDS encoding YheC/YheD family endospore coat-associated protein, which produces MEHLRITSDHQVQPHSVFNKLDRASGMSSLPVVSDAHILPVSEPPSSQILQSQPVLAVLVSSTVKTEPPFGEMNLFFQEVIYFAERRRMMAYIVTLQDLAPLSLPILGWTYHNGKWHRRYFPVPDVVYNRIPSRKIERSSMYQRLKQELEERNIPLFNQTFLNKWTVHHHLSKVDQLKPFLPETHRFDGKASLAMMLSKYPTVFLKPVHGSLGRGIYKIKRLRTGFTSEYSTLNGEIVKSFPRFKTLVIYLSKRINKHHYMIQEGIPILHVEGRPVDFRALMQKNGQGQWSVTSMVARIGSANRFVSNISRGGEVAKVLETLRKCQIPQVKETRRNLTALAKRVCQVIDQTQDGHFGELGVDLALTHTGRIYILEVNSKPSKTDNTLPDKGLKSKGRPSVHRLLDYTLFLIMSKK; this is translated from the coding sequence ATGGAGCACTTACGAATCACGAGTGATCATCAAGTACAACCTCACTCTGTCTTTAACAAACTTGACCGTGCCAGCGGCATGAGCAGCCTGCCTGTTGTCAGTGATGCCCATATCCTTCCCGTCAGTGAGCCACCTTCCTCTCAGATTCTTCAATCCCAGCCTGTGCTGGCCGTCCTCGTCAGTTCGACCGTCAAAACCGAGCCGCCCTTTGGAGAAATGAATCTGTTCTTTCAAGAAGTCATTTACTTTGCAGAAAGACGCCGCATGATGGCCTATATTGTGACCTTGCAGGATTTAGCCCCACTCTCTCTGCCCATATTGGGCTGGACATACCACAATGGCAAATGGCACAGGCGGTATTTTCCTGTTCCAGATGTGGTGTATAATCGCATTCCGTCACGAAAAATAGAGCGAAGCAGCATGTATCAACGATTGAAACAGGAACTGGAGGAACGAAACATCCCCCTTTTTAATCAAACCTTTTTAAATAAATGGACCGTCCATCACCATTTATCTAAGGTGGACCAACTTAAACCTTTTTTACCGGAAACCCATCGTTTTGATGGCAAAGCATCATTAGCCATGATGTTATCAAAATATCCCACCGTTTTTCTAAAGCCTGTTCATGGTTCCTTAGGCCGGGGGATCTACAAAATCAAACGGCTGCGGACCGGTTTCACGTCGGAATACAGCACCCTTAACGGGGAAATCGTTAAATCCTTTCCCCGCTTTAAAACGCTTGTTATTTACCTGAGCAAGCGCATTAACAAACACCATTATATGATTCAGGAAGGCATTCCTATCCTTCATGTAGAGGGGCGCCCGGTCGATTTCAGGGCCTTGATGCAAAAAAACGGCCAGGGCCAATGGTCAGTCACGTCCATGGTGGCACGAATCGGATCCGCAAATCGTTTTGTCTCCAATATCTCCCGGGGAGGGGAAGTAGCCAAAGTATTGGAGACACTCCGTAAATGCCAGATTCCCCAAGTCAAAGAAACGCGGCGCAACCTGACCGCCCTTGCCAAACGGGTCTGCCAGGTGATCGATCAAACTCAGGATGGTCACTTCGGTGAGCTGGGTGTGGATCTGGCCCTGACACATACCGGACGCATCTATATTCTAGAAGTCAATTCCAAACCGTCAAAAACCGATAACACCTTACCGGACAAAGGCCTTAAGAGTAAAGGACGCCCTTCCGTGCATCGTTTACTTGACTATACCCTTTTTCTCATCATGTCCAAAAAATGA
- a CDS encoding YheC/YheD family endospore coat-associated protein — translation MVKQPHLGILVEFVLPSDPPFPEKVFFKHLSQHAKTLGIQVTVFSPRSIDWTNRLIWGYRYDENKARWKKGTYPFPTMIYDRIFYQSRQHVRDVAPVIKRLQQNYSVLLLGKGLPGKWKVYNMLKDDENLAPFLPETFLFRPGSLWRKKLVQHEALFFKPSSGTHGKGVLKVIIAEGRIHVQGRTWHNHLLQTSFPSFTPCEMWLKKYVGQRQYIVQPYLQLTTPDETPFDMRILLQKNDKGEWTETGKVIRAGQKGKLTSNLHGGGTAVEVSPFLNKYYRPEQVKDIYAQLKLLTKRLPYQLEMKHGPLLELGIDVGIERTGKVWLLEVNSKPGRRSFRLSRDYEALANAIYAPAKYASYVFHALKGV, via the coding sequence ATGGTTAAACAACCCCATCTTGGCATACTGGTTGAATTTGTTTTACCCTCGGATCCCCCGTTTCCTGAAAAAGTGTTTTTCAAGCACCTTTCCCAACATGCCAAAACATTAGGCATACAGGTGACAGTCTTCTCCCCGCGCTCGATTGATTGGACCAACCGTTTGATCTGGGGCTACCGCTATGATGAAAACAAGGCAAGGTGGAAAAAAGGAACCTATCCTTTTCCCACGATGATCTATGATCGCATTTTTTACCAGAGTCGCCAACATGTACGTGATGTGGCTCCGGTGATCAAACGTTTACAACAAAACTATAGTGTTCTTTTACTAGGCAAGGGATTGCCTGGAAAATGGAAGGTTTACAACATGCTGAAGGATGATGAGAACCTAGCCCCCTTTTTGCCGGAAACATTTCTTTTTCGCCCGGGTTCATTGTGGAGAAAGAAACTGGTGCAACATGAAGCACTTTTTTTTAAGCCGTCTTCCGGTACACATGGCAAAGGTGTCCTCAAAGTGATAATAGCTGAGGGCCGCATCCATGTTCAGGGACGGACATGGCACAATCACTTGCTGCAAACCAGCTTTCCCTCCTTTACGCCCTGCGAAATGTGGTTAAAAAAATATGTTGGACAGCGCCAATATATTGTCCAGCCTTATCTGCAACTGACCACTCCCGACGAGACCCCATTTGATATGCGTATTTTGTTGCAAAAAAACGACAAGGGAGAATGGACAGAAACGGGAAAAGTGATTCGTGCAGGTCAAAAAGGAAAGCTGACATCCAATTTGCATGGCGGAGGAACGGCAGTAGAGGTCAGTCCCTTTTTAAACAAGTATTATCGACCTGAACAAGTGAAAGATATTTATGCACAGTTAAAGCTTTTAACCAAACGCCTTCCTTACCAATTGGAAATGAAACACGGTCCCTTGCTGGAGTTGGGCATCGATGTGGGCATTGAGCGTACAGGTAAAGTGTGGTTATTGGAAGTCAACTCCAAACCCGGACGGCGCTCCTTCCGTCTCAGTCGTGATTATGAAGCGTTGGCTAACGCCATCTATGCACCGGCTAAATATGCAAGCTATGTTTTTCATGCTTTGAAGGGAGTTTAA
- a CDS encoding YheC/YheD family endospore coat-associated protein — MGILITGRIHKHTSSQRTVFLSPELFSTVQGTREITLVYGQQKVKARVRRSPYPSRVFVSANLWRTLKIPFPGKLHFHLQSGQLSIGPLVGILTTGVTHYDASPIGGRTNFMRRFLMASQDVPASYFVFSPQDISYLRKEINGYFLIKDKTGKLSFRRFRVPFPHVVYNRVPNRVQERSAAVSWAKTALEKEGVRIFNPAFFNKWTIHEKIHHVEEVQHYIPETIFNPDTGQIARMLNTYHMVYLKPSSGSLGLGIAQFYHLPGRGYFLRYRRRNENKLFRFKNLSKAIQHFMRHKSSKTYIVQQGIPLMTLDGRQIDFRVHTNKNRHGQWEVTAIAAKLAGKGSVTTHMRTGGKVLSPHAAIKKCFPLHQQQRVLLELEEAALALSRAIDQEIEGYIGELGFDIGIDQSGHPWMFEANSKPGRHVFTHASLKESEVLTRQKILEYALYLAEFTTEDVRP; from the coding sequence ATGGGAATACTCATCACTGGCCGCATCCACAAGCACACCTCATCACAACGTACTGTCTTCTTAAGTCCGGAACTGTTCTCCACGGTTCAAGGCACAAGGGAGATCACACTCGTTTACGGACAACAAAAAGTGAAAGCCCGTGTCAGAAGATCACCTTATCCATCTCGCGTTTTTGTTTCTGCTAATTTGTGGCGCACCCTAAAGATCCCTTTTCCCGGAAAGCTCCATTTTCATCTTCAATCCGGTCAGCTGTCTATTGGTCCATTGGTTGGCATCTTAACCACCGGTGTCACCCATTATGACGCTTCCCCCATCGGCGGACGCACCAACTTTATGCGCCGCTTTTTAATGGCCAGCCAGGATGTACCGGCCTCCTATTTTGTCTTTTCACCGCAAGATATTTCTTACTTAAGAAAAGAAATCAACGGATACTTTTTGATCAAAGACAAAACCGGCAAACTCAGTTTCCGCCGCTTTCGGGTCCCGTTTCCCCATGTGGTTTATAACCGGGTGCCCAACCGGGTGCAGGAACGGTCAGCGGCGGTCTCTTGGGCTAAAACAGCCCTTGAAAAAGAAGGTGTGCGCATCTTTAATCCCGCTTTTTTTAACAAGTGGACGATCCATGAAAAGATTCATCATGTGGAGGAGGTGCAGCACTACATTCCTGAAACGATTTTTAACCCTGATACCGGCCAGATCGCCCGGATGTTGAATACCTATCACATGGTGTACCTCAAACCGTCCTCGGGCAGCTTAGGCCTGGGCATCGCCCAGTTCTACCACTTGCCGGGCAGAGGTTATTTCCTCCGCTACCGGCGCAGAAATGAAAACAAACTATTTCGTTTTAAAAACCTCTCTAAAGCCATTCAACACTTTATGCGGCACAAATCATCCAAAACCTACATCGTTCAGCAAGGGATCCCCTTAATGACCTTAGACGGGCGGCAGATCGATTTTCGGGTGCATACCAACAAGAACAGACATGGGCAGTGGGAGGTGACAGCCATTGCCGCCAAACTGGCTGGCAAAGGAAGTGTGACCACCCATATGCGTACGGGAGGCAAGGTACTGTCACCCCATGCAGCCATAAAAAAATGCTTTCCCCTGCACCAGCAACAACGCGTTCTTTTAGAGCTTGAAGAGGCTGCACTGGCCTTATCCCGTGCCATCGACCAGGAAATTGAAGGATATATCGGCGAACTCGGCTTTGATATCGGCATTGACCAAAGCGGTCATCCATGGATGTTTGAAGCCAACTCCAAGCCGGGGCGCCATGTATTCACCCATGCCAGCTTAAAAGAGAGTGAGGTATTGACCCGGCAAAAGATTTTAGAATACGCCCTCTACTTGGCGGAGTTTACCACTGAGGATGTGAGACCATGA
- a CDS encoding YheC/YheD family endospore coat-associated protein, translating to MMGMKKATIAYSPANQTWYLLTKTKSGQTRNRFIYWGANRMPLKLRLTRPPLYFYPKPLTINAFIHIEKGKPLLGPLVGILTVRGEHGSFIGSKPNFIDVIKTGRYKGGIVFVFTPENVNWLTEEVKGYLYHPQLKKWLSCQFPLPNVVYNRIPLRSFERKSEVRACLQSLEKHPKITLFNPCFFDKEELFRLLKDESEAAAYLPRTQPLDDKERLSEMIHEHRNVYLKPTRGKAGKGIFKACYDDAHGRYVLFFHQGLKTKRLWTTSFQRLWSGFQKLKIDSPYIIQQAIDLAQVEGCPFDIRTLIQKNKYGKWGVTGIGVRVAGTNRITTHVPQGGRIEDPDQVLPQVFTREQTEKIKTEVKHLALLVATELEQHYHHLGEMSLDIGVDSQGQLWLFEANAKPMKFDEPHIRRKSLENLIEYAQYLTFKTYRKGVSTNETAQAN from the coding sequence ATGATGGGCATGAAGAAAGCAACAATCGCCTATTCCCCTGCCAATCAAACATGGTATTTGTTAACCAAAACAAAGTCGGGACAAACAAGAAACCGTTTCATCTATTGGGGAGCCAACCGCATGCCCCTCAAGCTGCGCTTGACCCGGCCCCCTCTCTATTTCTACCCCAAGCCCCTCACCATCAATGCTTTTATTCACATTGAAAAAGGAAAGCCTCTGCTTGGTCCCTTGGTGGGCATCCTAACTGTTCGGGGAGAACACGGCTCGTTTATCGGTTCGAAGCCTAACTTTATTGATGTGATCAAAACCGGACGGTACAAAGGGGGGATTGTCTTTGTCTTTACCCCTGAAAATGTGAACTGGCTCACAGAAGAAGTCAAGGGCTATCTGTACCATCCGCAGCTAAAAAAATGGCTGTCCTGTCAATTTCCTTTGCCCAATGTGGTGTACAACCGTATTCCCTTGCGCTCGTTTGAGCGTAAAAGTGAAGTTCGGGCATGCCTGCAGTCCCTGGAGAAACATCCCAAAATCACCTTGTTTAACCCTTGTTTTTTTGATAAAGAAGAGCTGTTCCGGCTGCTCAAAGACGAATCTGAGGCAGCCGCCTATCTCCCCCGCACACAGCCTTTAGATGACAAGGAGCGTTTGTCTGAGATGATCCACGAGCACCGGAATGTGTATTTGAAACCAACCAGAGGCAAAGCAGGAAAAGGTATTTTTAAAGCATGTTATGACGATGCCCATGGGCGCTATGTGCTGTTCTTCCATCAAGGCTTGAAAACCAAACGGCTATGGACAACTTCTTTCCAGAGGTTGTGGAGCGGATTCCAAAAATTAAAGATCGATTCCCCGTATATCATCCAGCAAGCCATTGATCTGGCCCAGGTGGAAGGATGTCCATTTGATATACGCACACTGATCCAAAAAAACAAATACGGGAAATGGGGTGTCACTGGCATCGGTGTCCGTGTGGCCGGCACAAACCGCATTACCACCCATGTGCCCCAAGGTGGGAGAATAGAAGATCCAGATCAGGTCCTGCCCCAGGTGTTCACCCGGGAACAGACGGAAAAGATCAAAACTGAAGTTAAACATTTGGCTTTACTGGTGGCCACAGAGTTGGAACAACATTATCATCATCTTGGTGAGATGTCTCTGGATATTGGCGTTGACAGCCAAGGCCAGTTGTGGCTGTTTGAAGCCAATGCCAAACCCATGAAATTTGATGAACCGCATATCCGGCGTAAATCTCTGGAGAATTTGATCGAATATGCCCAATACCTTACCTTTAAAACATACCGTAAAGGGGTTAGTACTAATGAAACTGCACAAGCTAACTAG
- a CDS encoding GNAT family N-acetyltransferase, with product MKLHKLTSAQVEKYRRALITFLKRHGDRRITRTGINWLEQADATQLSSAGTLVLCALKEKKLIGLLIVSNYGIDESYIAVHQHYRDKDIAKQIVQYAIHSLGKLYGRVALDNIPSLKVCLANDMVAFHLFTGPTGKLTLWVGGGDWTKEDVLPYS from the coding sequence ATGAAACTGCACAAGCTAACTAGTGCGCAAGTGGAGAAATACCGCCGTGCCTTAATCACCTTTCTTAAACGGCATGGAGACCGGCGGATTACGCGTACTGGGATCAACTGGCTGGAACAAGCGGACGCTACCCAGCTTTCCTCTGCAGGAACGCTTGTTTTATGTGCACTCAAAGAAAAAAAATTGATTGGTTTATTAATTGTATCCAATTATGGGATTGATGAATCGTATATAGCCGTTCATCAGCACTACCGCGATAAGGACATTGCCAAACAAATAGTTCAATACGCGATCCATTCCCTGGGTAAATTATACGGACGGGTAGCCCTGGATAATATCCCCAGTTTAAAGGTTTGCCTGGCCAATGACATGGTGGCCTTTCACCTGTTTACCGGTCCAACCGGCAAACTCACACTGTGGGTTGGGGGAGGAGATTGGACAAAAGAAGATGTCCTTCCGTACAGCTGA